One Nitrospina watsonii DNA segment encodes these proteins:
- a CDS encoding deoxyhypusine synthase family protein gives MAYKDFLKSLHPLDPEEKKLKKNLLKTKIEPIDYTKIKSVADLVDAYKHTSIQARNVGMCASIFERMLTDKERPTIMLGLAGPLIAAGLRKVIRDLIHYNMVDVVVTTGAVVYQDYYGAQGAGHYRGSPHADDGVLRDLLINRIYDTYVDEEKFAQFDSLIGAFADGLKPRSYSSREFLHALSKSIDDPESILVTARKKGVPIFCPAINDSSIGIGLTEHYYIAKKNGRKPITLDAIRDNYEITQLVCKSKRTAAFYVAGGVPKNYINDSIVMSYVFGKNTGGHKYAIQMTTDSPHWGGLSGSTLAEAQSWGKINREANHCMAFVEPSVSLPLIFGSAFQKKAHKHRSRLSIKWSRDTLKEFKVKK, from the coding sequence ATGGCTTATAAAGATTTCCTCAAAAGTCTTCACCCCCTCGATCCAGAAGAAAAAAAGCTCAAAAAAAATCTGCTGAAAACGAAAATCGAACCGATCGACTACACGAAGATCAAAAGTGTGGCGGATCTGGTGGATGCGTACAAGCATACGTCCATCCAGGCGCGGAACGTGGGCATGTGCGCCAGCATTTTCGAGCGGATGCTGACGGACAAGGAACGCCCGACCATCATGCTGGGGCTGGCGGGTCCGTTGATCGCGGCGGGGTTGAGAAAAGTCATTCGCGACCTCATCCATTACAACATGGTGGATGTGGTGGTGACGACGGGCGCAGTGGTGTATCAGGATTATTACGGCGCGCAGGGGGCCGGTCATTACCGGGGAAGTCCGCACGCCGACGACGGCGTTCTGCGTGACTTGCTGATCAACCGCATTTACGACACGTATGTGGATGAGGAAAAGTTCGCCCAGTTCGACAGCCTCATCGGCGCGTTCGCCGACGGCCTGAAACCCCGCAGCTATTCCAGCCGCGAGTTTTTGCATGCTTTATCCAAGTCGATCGACGATCCGGAATCGATCCTCGTCACCGCCCGCAAAAAAGGGGTGCCGATTTTCTGTCCGGCCATCAACGATTCCAGCATCGGCATCGGCCTGACGGAGCATTACTACATCGCCAAAAAGAACGGCCGCAAACCCATCACCCTCGACGCCATCCGCGACAATTATGAAATCACCCAGCTTGTCTGCAAATCGAAACGGACTGCGGCGTTTTACGTGGCGGGCGGCGTGCCCAAAAACTACATCAACGATTCCATCGTGATGAGCTACGTCTTCGGCAAAAACACCGGCGGCCACAAGTACGCAATCCAGATGACTACGGATTCGCCGCACTGGGGCGGGTTGAGCGGCAGCACTCTCGCGGAAGCGCAGTCCTGGGGCAAGATCAACCGGGAGGCGAACCATTGCATGGCGTTCGTGGAGCCCAGCGTGTCATTGCCGCTCATCTTCGGCTCGGCGTTCCAGAAAAAAGCCCACAAGCACCGCAGCCGCTTGTCCATCAAATGGTCCCGCGATACGCTGAAGGAATTCAAAGTCAAAAAATAA
- the ettA gene encoding energy-dependent translational throttle protein EttA, with protein MAGEYIFSISQLRKTYGAKTVFEDINLHFYHGAKIGVVGENGTGKSTLLRIMAGEDQEFEGKAQPLKGTRIGILHQEPQLDPEKTVREVVEEAFAPIQKLINEFNEVSASMAEALPEEEMERAMERMGKLQDEIDAVDGWELDRQIEVAMDALVLPPDDQKTGTLSGGEKRRVALCRLLLMKPDIILMDEPTNHLDAETVAWMENTLKDYPGNVIVSTHDRYFLDNITKWILELQGGRGLPFEGNYSSWLEQKASRLAQKEKAESSLHKRLQRELDWIHTNPGARRTKNKSRIKEFEKLSEKKGDNSDNSLDIQIVPGPMLGDKVIEARGLTKGYGDTPLIEDLNFSIPRGGIVGVIGPNGTGKTTLFRMIVGEEQPDGGALEVGSSVKLSHVDQHRDDLDDAKTVFEEITGGTDQIEVGDRTVNSRAYVARFNFRGSDQQKKVGNLSGGERNRLHLAKLLRRGGNVLLLDEPTNDLDVTTLGNLENAILDFPGCVVVISHDRFFLDRICTHLLVFEGNSKVRWFEGNFEAYQETRRQELGGREENRRSKYKKLTLH; from the coding sequence ATGGCTGGCGAATACATCTTTTCCATTTCCCAACTGCGCAAGACCTACGGAGCCAAAACCGTATTTGAAGACATCAACCTGCATTTTTATCACGGCGCCAAAATCGGCGTCGTCGGCGAGAACGGCACCGGCAAGTCCACCCTGCTGCGCATCATGGCGGGCGAGGACCAGGAGTTCGAAGGCAAGGCGCAACCGCTGAAGGGCACCCGGATCGGCATCCTGCACCAGGAGCCGCAACTCGATCCGGAAAAAACCGTGCGCGAAGTGGTGGAAGAAGCCTTCGCGCCCATCCAGAAACTGATCAACGAGTTCAATGAAGTCAGCGCCAGCATGGCCGAAGCGCTGCCGGAAGAAGAGATGGAACGCGCCATGGAACGCATGGGCAAGCTGCAGGACGAGATCGATGCGGTGGACGGCTGGGAACTGGACCGGCAGATCGAGGTGGCGATGGATGCGCTCGTCCTGCCGCCGGACGACCAGAAAACGGGCACGCTCTCCGGCGGCGAAAAACGCCGCGTCGCCCTGTGCCGCCTGCTGCTGATGAAACCCGACATCATCCTCATGGACGAACCCACCAACCACCTCGACGCGGAAACCGTGGCCTGGATGGAAAACACCTTGAAGGATTACCCCGGCAACGTCATCGTTTCCACCCACGACCGCTATTTCCTCGACAACATCACCAAATGGATTCTGGAGTTGCAGGGCGGCCGCGGCCTTCCGTTCGAAGGCAACTATTCGTCGTGGCTGGAACAGAAAGCCAGCCGCCTGGCGCAGAAAGAAAAAGCCGAGTCCAGCCTGCACAAACGGCTGCAACGGGAACTGGACTGGATTCACACCAACCCCGGCGCGCGCCGCACCAAGAATAAAAGCCGCATCAAGGAATTTGAAAAGCTGTCCGAGAAAAAAGGCGACAACTCCGACAACAGCCTCGACATCCAGATCGTGCCCGGCCCGATGCTGGGCGATAAAGTGATCGAGGCGCGCGGCCTGACCAAGGGCTACGGCGACACGCCGCTGATCGAGGATTTGAACTTTTCCATTCCGCGCGGCGGCATCGTCGGCGTCATCGGTCCCAACGGCACCGGCAAAACCACCCTGTTCCGCATGATCGTCGGCGAGGAACAACCGGACGGCGGCGCGCTGGAAGTGGGATCGAGCGTGAAGCTGTCCCACGTCGATCAGCACCGCGACGACCTGGACGACGCCAAAACCGTGTTCGAGGAGATCACCGGCGGCACCGACCAGATCGAAGTCGGCGACCGCACCGTCAACTCCCGCGCCTACGTCGCCCGTTTCAACTTCCGCGGCAGCGACCAGCAGAAAAAAGTCGGCAACCTGTCCGGCGGCGAACGCAACCGCCTGCACCTGGCCAAACTTTTACGGCGCGGCGGCAACGTGCTGTTGCTCGACGAACCGACCAACGACCTCGACGTCACCACCCTGGGCAACCTGGAAAATGCCATTCTCGATTTTCCCGGCTGCGTGGTGGTCATCAGTCATGACCGGTTTTTTCTCGACCGCATCTGCACGCACCTGTTGGTGTTCGAAGGCAACAGCAAGGTGCGCTGGTTCGAAGGCAACTTCGAGGCCTATCAGGAAACGCGGCGGCAGGAGCTGGGCGGACGCGAGGAAAACCGCCGTTCCAAATACAAAAAACTGACGCTGCACTGA
- a CDS encoding DUF1232 domain-containing protein: MAEQSVSKRILVAAAGVLGLVYLINPTAGVFELIPDNLPLVGNLDEAAACALVLAALRYYGIDLTAFLGRGLKKDSTQGEPGDSRKP; the protein is encoded by the coding sequence ATGGCGGAACAGAGTGTGTCGAAACGGATTCTGGTCGCCGCCGCCGGTGTGTTGGGGCTGGTGTACCTGATCAACCCCACCGCCGGGGTGTTTGAACTGATTCCCGACAACCTGCCGCTCGTCGGCAATCTCGATGAAGCGGCTGCCTGCGCCCTGGTTCTCGCCGCCTTGCGCTATTATGGTATTGATCTTACGGCCTTTCTTGGTCGCGGCCTGAAAAAGGACAGCACGCAGGGCGAACCCGGCGACTCGCGGAAGCCCTGA
- a CDS encoding ExbD/TolR family protein, translating to MDYRKDPRLMADINVTPFVDVMLVLLVIFMITAPLMQHGMDVDLPEESTETVEVKDVPTISVRSNKKVFYDKEELATLAQLTKKLEQYMEGNAKGSVYFRADRNLDYGYVVKIMATIRRAGVKNIGMMTEPDQ from the coding sequence ATGGATTACCGCAAAGACCCCCGATTGATGGCCGACATCAACGTCACGCCGTTCGTTGACGTCATGCTGGTGCTGCTGGTCATTTTCATGATCACCGCGCCGTTGATGCAGCACGGCATGGACGTGGACCTGCCGGAAGAAAGCACCGAGACGGTGGAAGTCAAGGACGTGCCCACCATTTCCGTGCGCAGCAACAAGAAGGTTTTTTATGACAAGGAAGAGCTGGCGACGCTGGCGCAACTGACCAAAAAGCTGGAACAGTATATGGAAGGCAATGCCAAAGGGTCGGTGTATTTCCGCGCTGACCGCAACCTGGACTACGGTTACGTCGTCAAGATCATGGCCACCATCCGGCGCGCCGGGGTGAAGAACATCGGCATGATGACCGAACCCGACCAATGA
- the radA gene encoding DNA repair protein RadA — MAKTLTAFVCQSCGHRAPKWMGRCPACEDWNTLVEEAAPPAADPKRAPRAKREAPELQPITQVSEAPSSRIPTGIEEFDRTLGGGLVPGSLVLIGGDPGIGKSTLVLQSMWRVAATGKKVLYVSGEESPEQIKLRAQRLGCLSDHLIIGAEICIEEVLRLVDQAQPDVLVLDSIQTFYTTDLQSAPGSIGQVREVAFKVFQDCKTRSLPVILIGHITKEGAIAGPKSLEHIVDAVLYFEGERGHSYRILRAIKNRFGATPEMGVFEMSQEGLTPVGNPSEIFLAERPQDTTGSVIVATLEGTRPLLVEVQALVSSSSSIGMPRRMATGVDPNRMTLLVAIMEKRLGLNLAGEDIFVNLAGGIKVSEPAVDLGIAVAIASSFQNRPIDPGVVVIGEVGLTGEVRSVVQLEPRLHEAANLGFARCVVPHTARKAPGSNAPGIEVVRVKTLAETLETIL; from the coding sequence ATGGCAAAAACACTGACCGCGTTCGTATGTCAATCCTGCGGGCACCGCGCTCCCAAATGGATGGGCCGCTGCCCCGCGTGCGAGGATTGGAACACGCTGGTCGAGGAAGCCGCGCCTCCGGCGGCGGACCCCAAACGCGCTCCCCGCGCCAAACGGGAAGCCCCGGAGCTGCAACCCATCACGCAGGTGTCCGAAGCCCCGTCTTCACGCATCCCCACCGGCATTGAAGAATTCGACCGCACGCTGGGCGGCGGCCTGGTGCCCGGCTCGCTGGTGTTGATCGGCGGCGATCCCGGCATCGGCAAGTCCACCCTCGTTCTGCAAAGCATGTGGCGCGTCGCCGCAACGGGGAAAAAAGTGTTGTACGTCTCCGGCGAGGAATCTCCGGAACAGATCAAGCTGCGCGCACAGCGTTTGGGCTGCCTGTCCGATCACTTGATCATCGGCGCCGAGATCTGCATCGAAGAAGTATTGCGGCTGGTGGATCAGGCGCAGCCGGACGTGCTGGTGCTGGATTCGATCCAGACCTTTTACACGACGGATCTGCAATCCGCGCCGGGGAGCATCGGCCAGGTGCGGGAAGTGGCGTTCAAAGTGTTTCAGGATTGCAAGACGCGGTCGCTGCCGGTGATCCTCATCGGCCACATCACCAAGGAAGGGGCCATTGCCGGGCCCAAGTCGCTGGAGCACATCGTCGATGCGGTGTTGTATTTCGAAGGCGAACGCGGCCATTCGTACCGCATTCTGCGCGCCATCAAGAACCGGTTCGGCGCGACGCCGGAGATGGGCGTGTTCGAAATGTCGCAGGAAGGGCTGACGCCGGTCGGCAATCCGTCGGAAATTTTTCTGGCGGAACGACCGCAGGACACGACGGGATCGGTGATCGTCGCCACGCTGGAAGGAACGCGGCCGCTGCTGGTGGAAGTGCAGGCACTGGTCTCAAGCTCGTCCTCCATCGGCATGCCGCGCCGCATGGCCACCGGAGTCGATCCCAACCGCATGACGCTGCTCGTCGCCATCATGGAAAAACGGCTGGGATTGAACCTGGCTGGAGAAGATATCTTCGTCAACCTCGCCGGCGGCATCAAGGTATCGGAGCCCGCGGTGGATCTGGGCATCGCCGTGGCCATTGCCAGCAGTTTTCAGAACCGTCCGATCGATCCCGGTGTCGTGGTCATCGGTGAAGTGGGGTTGACCGGCGAGGTACGCTCGGTTGTGCAACTGGAGCCGCGCCTGCATGAAGCCGCGAACCTGGGGTTTGCGCGTTGTGTGGTGCCGCACACCGCACGCAAAGCGCCCGGCAGCAATGCACCCGGCATCGAAGTGGTGCGGGTGAAAACCCTGGCTGAGACTTTGGAAACCATTTTGTAG
- a CDS encoding peroxiredoxin yields the protein MLQVGTEAPDFLVNDHNGNRVTLEGLRGQKVILWFFPKADTPGCTVEGQGFRDAFDQFKEKNAVVLGVSLDNEADNKAFAEKFNFPYPLLCDVGREISMAYQATKSKDDQYASRITYVIDEHGKIAEAIDQVNTKTHATDLCSRI from the coding sequence ATGCTGCAAGTTGGAACCGAAGCTCCGGATTTTCTGGTCAACGATCACAATGGCAACCGCGTGACACTGGAAGGGCTGCGTGGCCAGAAAGTGATTCTGTGGTTTTTCCCCAAAGCGGACACGCCGGGATGCACTGTTGAAGGACAGGGTTTTCGCGATGCGTTCGACCAGTTCAAGGAAAAGAATGCGGTGGTCCTGGGCGTCAGCCTGGACAACGAAGCCGATAACAAAGCCTTCGCCGAAAAATTCAATTTTCCGTATCCGCTGTTGTGCGACGTGGGCCGGGAAATTTCGATGGCGTATCAGGCCACCAAGAGCAAGGACGATCAGTACGCGTCCCGCATCACCTATGTCATCGATGAACACGGAAAAATCGCCGAAGCCATCGATCAGGTGAATACGAAAACCCACGCCACCGACCTGTGTTCCCGTATATGA
- the efp gene encoding elongation factor P: protein MANYISGNSIRPGHVIVYNKDLYRVMKAEHRTPGNKRAFMQAKLRSLKDGTQTEVKFRADEEIERATLEQSEMEFLYEDATSGYCFMNSETFEQIFIEAETMGDIKLYLLPNSCVTVEFHDGRPIGVQPPETVELKVVDTEPQLRGATVSGSGKPATLETGLVVTVPQFVDIGEVIRVSTSSGTYQERVKG, encoded by the coding sequence ATGGCGAACTACATCAGCGGCAATTCCATCCGGCCCGGTCATGTGATCGTGTACAACAAGGACCTGTACCGGGTGATGAAGGCGGAGCACCGCACCCCCGGCAACAAACGCGCTTTCATGCAGGCCAAACTGCGCAGCCTCAAGGACGGCACCCAGACCGAAGTCAAGTTCCGCGCCGACGAGGAAATCGAGCGCGCCACGCTGGAGCAGTCGGAGATGGAGTTCCTGTACGAGGATGCGACCAGCGGCTACTGCTTCATGAACAGCGAGACCTTCGAGCAGATATTCATCGAAGCCGAGACCATGGGCGACATCAAGCTGTACCTGCTGCCCAACAGCTGCGTGACGGTGGAGTTTCATGACGGCCGCCCCATCGGCGTGCAGCCGCCGGAAACCGTCGAGCTCAAGGTCGTGGACACCGAGCCTCAGTTGCGCGGCGCCACCGTTTCCGGTTCCGGCAAACCGGCGACCCTGGAGACGGGGCTGGTGGTCACCGTGCCGCAGTTCGTGGACATTGGCGAAGTCATCCGCGTATCGACCTCTTCCGGCACCTACCAGGAACGCGTCAAAGGCTGA
- a CDS encoding class I SAM-dependent methyltransferase has product MAQSPAMDCPLCATPTDAFAQNAQRAYRLCPLCRLISVPPEHLPGREEEELRYREHENSLDNPGYVAMFLDKVRHLQEHCPEAETALDYGCGYEPVLATLLEREGYHAEKYDSIFFPQLPEGARFDLVISTETFEHFHRPARELQTIRRLLRPAGFLAVMTRFYTEAGETPNAAAFLNWYYQRDPTHVCFYRLATFDWIARAHGFQHVFDNGKDFILLQRVGGAAA; this is encoded by the coding sequence GTGGCACAATCCCCTGCCATGGACTGCCCGCTTTGCGCCACCCCGACAGACGCCTTCGCCCAAAACGCCCAGCGCGCCTACCGGCTGTGCCCGCTATGCCGGTTGATCTCGGTGCCGCCGGAACACCTCCCCGGCCGCGAGGAAGAAGAACTGCGCTACCGCGAGCATGAGAACAGCCTCGACAATCCCGGCTACGTCGCCATGTTCCTGGACAAGGTCCGCCACCTGCAGGAACACTGTCCGGAAGCGGAGACAGCGCTCGATTACGGCTGCGGCTACGAACCGGTATTGGCCACACTGCTGGAACGCGAGGGCTACCACGCCGAAAAATACGATTCCATCTTCTTCCCGCAATTACCTGAGGGAGCACGTTTCGATCTGGTCATCTCCACCGAAACCTTCGAGCATTTTCACCGGCCTGCACGCGAACTCCAGACCATCCGCCGCCTTCTTCGCCCTGCGGGGTTTCTGGCCGTGATGACCCGGTTTTACACGGAAGCGGGCGAGACGCCAAACGCGGCGGCCTTCCTCAACTGGTACTACCAGCGCGATCCCACCCACGTCTGCTTCTACCGGCTTGCGACGTTCGACTGGATCGCCCGCGCGCACGGCTTCCAACACGTGTTCGACAATGGCAAAGATTTCATCCTCCTGCAACGCGTGGGCGGGGCCGCCGCATAA
- the ispD gene encoding 2-C-methyl-D-erythritol 4-phosphate cytidylyltransferase, which yields MTIAAIIPAAGQGVRMGTQIPKQFLALSGKPILQHTLDVFQRCAAVDEIIVVVPANEMEAVRDFATSASKVKQVVAGGEQRQDSVRHGFEALDADTEIVVVHDGVRPFVTPEMIEASIHAAREEGAAIAAIPLSDTVKKVDKEQFVERTVDRDGLWRVQTPQTFRYAVLKEAYARAAADAYYGTDEGTLIEHLGRPLKVIPGSELNIKITRAEDLILGEKIAELLARG from the coding sequence ATGACCATCGCCGCCATCATTCCCGCCGCCGGGCAGGGAGTGCGCATGGGAACGCAGATCCCGAAACAGTTTTTGGCGTTGAGCGGCAAACCCATCCTGCAACACACGCTGGATGTGTTTCAGCGCTGCGCTGCGGTGGATGAAATCATCGTGGTGGTGCCGGCGAATGAGATGGAAGCGGTCCGTGATTTTGCCACTTCGGCGTCGAAAGTCAAACAGGTGGTGGCGGGCGGCGAACAACGGCAGGATTCGGTGCGGCATGGGTTTGAAGCGCTCGATGCGGATACCGAGATCGTCGTTGTGCACGACGGCGTGCGTCCGTTCGTCACCCCGGAGATGATCGAGGCCTCCATCCACGCCGCCCGCGAAGAGGGCGCGGCCATCGCCGCCATTCCGCTCAGCGATACCGTCAAAAAAGTGGACAAGGAACAGTTTGTCGAGCGGACGGTAGATCGGGACGGCCTGTGGCGGGTGCAGACCCCGCAGACGTTTCGCTACGCCGTGCTGAAGGAGGCGTATGCCAGGGCCGCCGCGGATGCGTACTACGGCACCGATGAAGGAACGTTGATCGAACACCTGGGGCGGCCGTTGAAAGTGATCCCCGGTTCCGAACTCAATATCAAGATCACGCGTGCGGAAGATTTGATCCTGGGCGAAAAAATTGCCGAGCTGTTGGCGAGGGGGTGA
- the tolQ gene encoding protein TolQ, whose translation METLNPSTMPLSIMEMVSRSSTMAKAVLVLLLIFSIVSWAIILTKFIAYRKAKKEDQNFLRVFAQSSSLVNIYNFSKQLKYSPVARVFMTGYSELYRYNADSSETREAGMAQEVALTERDLKGIGLALTKAINHEIERLAHRLDFLATTGSTTPFIGLFGTVWGIMHSFRMIGVKGSASIGGVAPGIAEALIATAAGLFAAIPAVVFYNYLNAKIRGFTARMDDFSQDFQFMTEKDFLRKPVDY comes from the coding sequence ATGGAAACTCTCAACCCATCGACCATGCCGCTCAGCATCATGGAAATGGTCTCCCGGTCCAGCACCATGGCCAAGGCGGTTCTGGTGCTGCTTTTGATATTCAGCATTGTCTCCTGGGCCATCATCCTGACCAAATTCATCGCGTACCGCAAAGCCAAGAAAGAAGATCAGAATTTTCTGCGCGTCTTTGCGCAGAGTTCCAGCCTGGTCAACATCTACAATTTTTCGAAGCAGTTGAAATACAGCCCGGTGGCCCGGGTGTTCATGACCGGTTATTCCGAGCTGTACCGGTACAACGCGGACAGCAGCGAGACGCGGGAAGCGGGCATGGCCCAAGAGGTAGCGCTTACTGAGCGGGATCTCAAGGGCATCGGGCTGGCGTTGACGAAAGCGATCAACCACGAGATCGAGCGGCTGGCGCATCGATTGGACTTTCTCGCCACCACCGGCAGCACGACGCCGTTCATCGGCCTGTTCGGCACGGTGTGGGGCATCATGCATTCGTTCCGCATGATCGGCGTCAAAGGCTCGGCCAGCATCGGCGGCGTGGCCCCGGGCATCGCCGAAGCGTTGATCGCCACCGCGGCGGGCCTGTTCGCGGCCATTCCGGCGGTCGTGTTCTACAACTACCTGAACGCGAAGATCCGCGGCTTCACCGCGCGCATGGACGATTTTTCGCAGGACTTCCAGTTCATGACCGAAAAAGATTTTCTCCGCAAACCCGTCGATTACTGA
- a CDS encoding TonB family protein, whose amino-acid sequence MNASQFYNFNQMLVISVFVHCLMLTAVLFMPKAEWVQQKIRPMFTVDLVEAPALPGSQRGDLAEEGKKQEATAPPQQQVAVQKPATEKPMAKKPAAEKGVSKPVPEAKSQAATGQKQFKLEDLPFTGTPTPKTKPGQSVSTLQELEQVAKLPPTVKQPTQKKTTPTLLEDTLRDLDALKTPSPSPGEKKKPGPSRVTEALEGFDTLQMKKSVPIEMSKPVPVQQKEDLSMEELEFAMLAERKVKSGTPDTTVADQRELLQKLEELQKLKASKKPVVIAKKTDSREFETLIVQQLESTQEILDKIASLSKKHEVEVSFDMDEASRKQPVQFKSRVWALNTLGGGVQGTGPGTASKQTFVYQGPVGRAQAADPLSQYIGRVHQQIYKNWRNPLGAGHNEVKVSFYIFRAGNIDQPELIASSGDGQLDKLALMAIKDSAPFPDFPSALKEPNLHITINFKYVPKK is encoded by the coding sequence ATGAACGCATCCCAGTTTTACAATTTCAACCAGATGCTCGTCATCTCGGTGTTCGTGCACTGCCTGATGCTGACGGCGGTGCTGTTCATGCCCAAGGCCGAATGGGTGCAACAGAAAATCCGTCCGATGTTCACGGTGGACCTGGTGGAGGCTCCGGCCCTTCCCGGTTCCCAGCGTGGTGACCTGGCAGAGGAAGGCAAGAAGCAGGAAGCGACGGCGCCGCCGCAACAACAGGTCGCGGTGCAGAAGCCGGCGACGGAAAAACCAATGGCGAAAAAGCCCGCCGCAGAAAAAGGAGTGTCCAAACCGGTTCCCGAAGCGAAGAGCCAGGCTGCGACCGGTCAGAAACAGTTCAAGCTGGAGGATCTGCCGTTCACCGGAACGCCGACGCCGAAAACCAAGCCGGGCCAGTCGGTTTCCACCCTGCAGGAACTGGAGCAGGTGGCCAAGCTGCCTCCCACGGTCAAACAGCCGACCCAGAAAAAGACCACGCCCACGTTGCTGGAAGATACCCTGCGCGATCTCGATGCACTCAAGACGCCTTCGCCTTCTCCCGGCGAAAAGAAAAAGCCCGGTCCTTCGCGTGTGACCGAAGCGCTGGAGGGATTCGACACGTTGCAGATGAAAAAGAGCGTGCCCATCGAGATGTCCAAACCGGTGCCCGTCCAGCAAAAGGAAGACCTGAGCATGGAGGAATTGGAGTTCGCCATGCTGGCGGAACGCAAGGTGAAAAGCGGCACGCCGGACACGACCGTCGCCGACCAGCGTGAGTTGCTGCAAAAGCTGGAAGAATTGCAGAAGCTGAAGGCATCGAAAAAACCGGTGGTCATCGCCAAGAAAACGGATTCCAGGGAATTTGAAACCCTCATCGTGCAGCAGCTGGAGTCCACCCAGGAAATTCTGGACAAGATCGCGTCATTGAGCAAAAAGCACGAGGTGGAAGTGAGCTTCGACATGGACGAAGCCAGCCGCAAGCAACCGGTGCAGTTCAAAAGCCGGGTGTGGGCACTGAACACACTGGGTGGCGGCGTCCAGGGCACGGGGCCCGGAACTGCCAGCAAGCAGACCTTTGTGTACCAGGGGCCGGTGGGGCGGGCGCAGGCAGCGGACCCCCTGTCGCAGTACATCGGCCGCGTGCATCAGCAGATTTATAAAAACTGGAGAAATCCCCTCGGTGCCGGGCACAATGAGGTCAAGGTTTCTTTTTACATTTTCCGCGCGGGCAATATCGATCAGCCCGAACTGATCGCAAGCTCCGGAGATGGGCAACTGGACAAGCTGGCCTTGATGGCCATCAAGGATTCCGCGCCGTTTCCGGATTTTCCTTCCGCGTTGAAAGAACCCAACCTGCACATCACCATCAACTTTAAATATGTCCCGAAAAAATAA
- the pal gene encoding peptidoglycan-associated lipoprotein Pal, translated as MNKLFKAKAMRLICGLAIFILAIGVTGCAKKLAPEVEAPPEETVETVAVEPEPTPEPEPESGFDTQIQETEESGAFITESPDQEPVQEETVEATTIPDFQVEAPKEEEATKVEQMDMTNDAFVAEPQENPVIEDTAKVFEQPQEPEKIEEARLLTFEPTASVEDVYFAFDSFDLDQKSKDRLRANVEWLKQNPNAKVEIQGHCDERGTNNYNLGLGERRALATKKFLASQGVDESRLHTISYGEEKPFCFESSENCWWRNRRAHFMISE; from the coding sequence ATGAACAAATTATTTAAGGCGAAAGCAATGCGTTTAATTTGTGGATTGGCCATCTTTATTTTGGCAATAGGGGTTACCGGATGTGCAAAGAAACTGGCACCGGAAGTGGAAGCACCTCCTGAAGAAACGGTGGAGACGGTGGCCGTGGAGCCGGAGCCCACTCCGGAACCGGAACCGGAATCCGGGTTTGATACTCAGATTCAGGAGACTGAGGAAAGCGGCGCGTTCATAACGGAGTCTCCTGATCAAGAGCCGGTTCAGGAAGAGACTGTAGAAGCCACCACCATCCCTGACTTTCAGGTAGAAGCTCCGAAGGAAGAGGAAGCCACCAAGGTGGAGCAGATGGATATGACCAACGATGCGTTTGTGGCTGAGCCGCAGGAAAACCCGGTGATCGAAGACACGGCCAAGGTGTTCGAGCAGCCACAAGAGCCGGAGAAGATCGAAGAGGCCCGTTTGCTGACTTTCGAGCCCACGGCAAGTGTCGAAGATGTTTATTTCGCTTTCGATAGTTTCGATCTGGATCAGAAAAGCAAAGATCGTCTGCGCGCCAATGTCGAATGGCTCAAGCAGAACCCGAATGCCAAAGTGGAGATTCAGGGTCACTGCGACGAGCGCGGCACCAACAACTACAACCTGGGCCTGGGTGAACGCCGCGCATTGGCGACCAAAAAGTTTCTTGCGTCCCAGGGTGTGGATGAAAGCCGCTTGCACACCATCAGCTACGGCGAAGAAAAGCCGTTCTGTTTTGAAAGCAGCGAGAATTGCTGGTGGCGCAATCGACGTGCGCATTTCATGATTTCTGAATAG